In a single window of the Elaeis guineensis isolate ETL-2024a chromosome 8, EG11, whole genome shotgun sequence genome:
- the LOC105049649 gene encoding small ubiquitin-related modifier 1 has product MSGAGQEEDKKPADQSAHINLKVKGQDGNEVFFRIKRSTQLRKLMNAYCDRQSVDFNSIAFLFDGRRLRGEQTPEELEMEDGDEIDAMLHQTGGGLLSVWKPF; this is encoded by the exons ATGTCGGGAGCTGGTCAAGAGGAGGACAAGAAGCCGGCGGATCAGTCCGCTCACATCAATCTCAAGGTCAAGGGCCAG GATGGAAATGAGGTGTTTTTCAGGATCAAGCGCAGCACTCAGCTGCGGAAGCTCATGAATGCCTATTGTGACCGCCAGTCGGTTGATTTCAATTCCATTGCCTTCCTGTTTGATGGCCGGAGGCTTCGTGGGGAGCAGACCCCTGAGGAA CTTGAAATGGAAGACGGGGATGAGATTGATGCCATGCTGCACCAAACTGGGGGTGGTCTGTTAAGCGTGTGGAAACCATTTTAG